CCAACGAGAAGGACCGATCATAGGGCTGATATCAGGGGGAAACTGGGGAATATCGGACCGGTAAGAGTTAAGGCCGTATCTGACGAGGAATCCACTGGGCTGTGCAATGAATACATCAGTCGCTACCACTATTTGGGATACAAGAAGCCTTTCGGGTATTGCCTGAGGTATCTTGTTGAATCTGATCAAGATTTGCTGGGGTGCATGATGTTTGCAGGAGCTGCCAAAGCTCTGGGGGCTCGAGACCAATGGATCGGCTGGGCGCAACAGGAACGGCTAAGGAACCTGCCTTGGGTAATCAACAACTGTCGGTTCTTGATTTTTCCGTGGGTTGAAGTCAAGAATCTTGCCAGTCACGTTTTGGGACAGGTTGCAAGGCGTCTGAGGGTTGATTGGCAGTGTCGCTGGGGATACAGCCCTGTTTTGGTCGAGACTTTTGTAGATCCTGCACAGTATTCCGGGAGTTGCTACAAGGCGGCCAATTGGCAGTATTTGGGCATGACCACCGGAGAGGGTCTTGTACGCAAGGGCAAACATTACCGTACGAGCCCAAAGATGATCTTTACCAGGCCTCTGGAAAAGGGGTTCCGTTCTCTTTTGTGTTCACACAGACTCAGAGGAGGGATGGAACAATGAGCCACAGGCCAAACCAGGAACAGATAGAGCTGCTAAGAAAGGGCAGAAGAGAAGCCGGCAAAGCATTACGTGAAAGGCAGCAAGCCCAAGGGCTAAAAGCACCGATCAAGGTGTCCCTACCCAACCACAAGAGTCAATACACCAGCGTGCAAGAAGAGAAGCAAGCACGGCAGGAAGCTACCACCGAACAGATGCGAGTGTTCCGCGCGCACTTGCCGATGCTGTTAAAACGGCTCTCAAAGATAGAGGATCCGCGCAATCCCAAGAAGACAAAACACAAACTTACGATGCTGTTGATATACGGCATTATGACCTTTGTCCTTCAGATGTCTTCCAGACGCGAAGCGAACCGTGAGATGACCCGCCCACAGTTCAAGGAGAACCTGACACTGCTGTTTCCTGAGTTAGAGGATCTACCTCACAATGATTCCCTGATGCGGTTGTTAGCCAGGATTGAGGTCAGTGAAATTGAAAGTGCTACTGTCGCCTTGGTGCGAAAGCTAATCCGGAATAAGAAGTTTGCCCGGTATCTGGTCGATGGTCGTTATCCCATAGCCATCGATGGCACGCAGAAAGCAGTTCGCAATCCTCTGTGGAGCGAGGAATGGCTGGAGCGCGAAATTAAAAGCGGCGACGACAGCCAAATGCAGTATTATGTGTTAGTGCTGGAAGCAAGTCTGGCATTTTCAAATGGAATGACGATTCCTTTAATGAGTGAGTTTTCAAACTATGCGGAAGGTGATACCAATACAGAAAAACAGGACTGTGAACAGAAGGCATTTAAGCGATTGGCTAAACGGCTGAAGGCTGAATTTTGTCATCTTCCTATCATGGTGCTCTTGGACGGGCTGTATCCCAATGGACCAATGATGGAGTTGTGTCGTAAGAACAAATGGGATTTCATGATGGTGTTGCAGAACAAAAGCTTAAAGAGCGTCTGGGAGGAATACAATGGGCTTAAACAGCTTGAGGCAAACAATAGTCTCAAGATGAACTGGGGTAATCGAAGGCAGCGATTTGAGTGGGTCAATGATATCGAGTATTATTATGACACCAAGAAATTCAAAAGACAGATTGTCCATGTGGTCGTTTGTGAAGAAAGCTGGCAGGAGATAGCCAAAGATTCTACTGAAACTGTTACCGTGCAATCACGGCACGCTTGGATTTCCAGCGAACCCTTGAACAGGCGGAATACACACCAACGCTGCAATCTAGCTGCGCGCCACCGGTGGGGTATCGAGTCCGGCTTCTTGGTGGAGAAACGCCAGGGCTACCAGTATGAGCACCTGTTCTCTTACAACTGGAATGCAATGAAGGGCTATCACTACCTGATGAGATTGGGGCACCTAATCAATATCCTGTCCCACAACTGCGAGCGTCTTGTGGAAATGGTACGTGAGTTTGGCGTGCGAGGCTTCATCGGTTTTGTTCGTGAAACCTTGAGCGGCCCATGGCTTGACCCCCTATGGGTGCGGCAGCGACTTGCTGCTCATTTCCAACTTCGGTTGGTATAAGCAGCCAGCCCGGTCAGATCCAACGGAATACACCCCAGGTAACAACGGGGCAGACAATACTATGTCCCAACGCAAATATTCTTTGCGGGAGCGAGGGCAACACGCTGATTTTTTGCACACTTTTGCGTCAAGGTGACCCAGCAGAAGGCAAAAATCTTGCCGTGGCCTTGTGAAAACCACCTGCGCTGCATTTATGCTTCACCACTGAGATAAATCGGGTTTTTTTGACCTTGCCCATGGAGGAACCTTATTTTTAGATGAAGTGGGTGAATTATCCCTCAATATGCAGGTTAAACTGCTGCGGGCTCTTGAAGGAGGAGAATTCATACCTGTCGGCGGTGAAAAGGCTCATAAAACGGATGTCAGAATTATTGGAGCAACCAATAAAAATATTAAAGACCGGGTCAAACAGGGATTGATGCGCGAAGATTTCTTTTACAGAATCCATGTAGTCCCCATACATATGCCCCCCCTAAGAGAGCGGGCAGAGGACATTCCGTTGCTGGTGGAGCATTTCATGAAATCTGTTTGCAAGGAAGGAAAACGGCCGTTAATTCCTTGTAACGGTGGAAAACGGCCGTTTATTTCGGCAAAAATCATGAAAGTTTTTTTAAACCACCAATGGCCGGGCAACATCCGGGAGCTTCAAAA
The sequence above is drawn from the Candidatus Latescibacterota bacterium genome and encodes:
- a CDS encoding transposase family protein, with amino-acid sequence MSHRPNQEQIELLRKGRREAGKALRERQQAQGLKAPIKVSLPNHKSQYTSVQEEKQARQEATTEQMRVFRAHLPMLLKRLSKIEDPRNPKKTKHKLTMLLIYGIMTFVLQMSSRREANREMTRPQFKENLTLLFPELEDLPHNDSLMRLLARIEVSEIESATVALVRKLIRNKKFARYLVDGRYPIAIDGTQKAVRNPLWSEEWLEREIKSGDDSQMQYYVLVLEASLAFSNGMTIPLMSEFSNYAEGDTNTEKQDCEQKAFKRLAKRLKAEFCHLPIMVLLDGLYPNGPMMELCRKNKWDFMMVLQNKSLKSVWEEYNGLKQLEANNSLKMNWGNRRQRFEWVNDIEYYYDTKKFKRQIVHVVVCEESWQEIAKDSTETVTVQSRHAWISSEPLNRRNTHQRCNLAARHRWGIESGFLVEKRQGYQYEHLFSYNWNAMKGYHYLMRLGHLINILSHNCERLVEMVREFGVRGFIGFVRETLSGPWLDPLWVRQRLAAHFQLRLV
- a CDS encoding DUF4338 domain-containing protein, translated to MPRGQRKVVFQSGREITGQELDDIQETVGLFPSLSRTELAATISEHLGWVTLTGGSKINACMKLLEKLESKGLIQLPAIQEQYRQDHTQRPIVPTRRTDHRADIRGKLGNIGPVRVKAVSDEESTGLCNEYISRYHYLGYKKPFGYCLRYLVESDQDLLGCMMFAGAAKALGARDQWIGWAQQERLRNLPWVINNCRFLIFPWVEVKNLASHVLGQVARRLRVDWQCRWGYSPVLVETFVDPAQYSGSCYKAANWQYLGMTTGEGLVRKGKHYRTSPKMIFTRPLEKGFRSLLCSHRLRGGMEQ